CGAATCACGTTCAGATCGACGAACTCGCTTCTCTCGGAATCAAGGTCATCGTCCTCGATCATCACGAGATTCCGGAAAGAATTCCCGCTTGTTTTCTTGTTTCTCCTAAACGTCCGGACTCACAATATCCGAGCGAAAAAATCTGCACGGCAGTTCTCGCGCTCAAATTTATCCAGGCCTATCTCTATTCTTCCTTGGAAGAATACAACATGGGGACTTGGATTGGAGACGGAAATTCCCTCTTCTCGGGTTATCTCATCTACAGAGGAAAGCTCGTCTTTCAAGGGGAAAGACAGGAAGTAGAATCCAAATTCTCCTTTCCCATCTGCGAAGCGCATTACAGCTTCACCTCCGAATATCCGGAAAGAGAATGGTTCTATCAAGAATTTCTAAAATACCCCGCGATCTTGGAACAGTATCTCCAGAACTTCGATCTCGCGGCGGTCGGAACCGTCTCCGATATGATGCCCCTCTTCGGAGAAAATCGAATCATCGTCAAGGAAGGATGTAAGATTCTTTCCAAACTCTATCGTAAGGAAACGAGACACAGAGAAGGATTGTTTCAACTTCTTCAGCTCATGGAACTCAGCGAAAAACACGTAACCTCGAAAGATCTCGGCTGGGGACTCGGACCCATGATCAACTCCGCGGGAAGAATGAATTCCACCGAAGTCGCGCTCAATCTTCTTTTGGAGGAGAATCCGGAACGTGCAAAAACAGGCGCCAAAGAACTCCAAAAATTAAACGAAGAACGAAGAGAAAGAACCAAACGAAATCTTTTCAAAGTGGACGGATTTCTAAAACGAAAACAGGAAAGAACTCAGAAAGCGGTTCTCTTTTGTTACGAACCCGACTTCGAACCCGGAGTTTCCGGAATCGTCGCGACCCGTCTTGTAGAAGAATATAAAAAACCGGTTTTGTTTATTACACCGGATCACGGTCACGCAAAGGGAAGCATTCGTTCCTATGGAAAGGAGAATGTTTTGAATCTCCTAAGGAAAGCGGAATCGATCTTCTTTCAATACGGAGGCCACAAAGAAGCCGGGGGATTTTCTCTTTCTATCGATAGAATTCCCGAACTCGCAAAGGTCATCTTTGAACACGCGGATTCTTGGTTGGAAGAAGAACAAAAACAGGCGATCTTAGATTCCACTTCGAGTTTAGTTTCTCTCGAACCCACCGAACTGGGCGCAAAGATCTTTCAAGAACTCTCCGTCTTTGAACCCTTCGGACATGAAAATCCGGTTCCACTTTATTCCATCAAAGGTGCAAAGATCTATCACACCAAGCCGATGACCGACGGAAAACACGTTCGTTTTAGAATTTTGGGAGCTCCCGAAACGATCCAGTGTTTGATCTGGAATCGGGGGAAAGACTTTTTAGATTTACTCAGCAAAACCGGAAGTCTGGATCTCTGGGGTTCCTTGGAGGAATCTACCTTTCGATCCAAAACTTCACTTCAGTTTGTAGTGAACTACTTTCAAGAAGCGGAGAATTAAGATTCTTCTCCGGGATAGTTTGCGGAATTGTTTCCGCGAGAATCGTCGGACTCGCTTTTAGAGTTTCCACTTTCACCGTTCGAAGCTTCTTCTTTTCGGTTTCCGCGTTCTCCTCTCTGTCCTCCGTCTTCTCCTCGGTTTTTATTCCGAAAATTCTTGTTCCGATTTTTATTCGGACGCGGACCTGGTCTGTCTGGGCCGCCTTGGCTTTGATTTCCACCGCCGCCACCTCTTCCTTCGTTAAACTTCTTAACGGGAATCGGTCTCTTTCTTACGGAAATTTCCCAGAAGAAAGCGCTCTGAATCGACTGTTCGTCGTTCTCTGCGATGGCGCCGATTTTAAAAACCATAAAGGCGTCGTAAAAGTAATCCTTCATACGGAAGAAATTATTCTGAGACGATTTTTCGTCTTCCGTGCTTAGGAATCTCTGCTGACTTGCAAAAATCTTAATCAATCGATCCTTGTCTTTTTTAGGAGTTTCGAGTCGATTGAAGATCGGATCCAAGCTGGTTTTAATTGCCGGAACCAAATGCATATTCTCTTTCGTTAGCGCATCGCTCGCGAGATCCGAAAAGATAAGAGAATAGAAAATATGAGGAGTCATCTCCTCTCTTTCCGTCAGAAGTTTGTCCGCGATCGCAAGACGTTTTCCGATATTGGTTTCTAAAAACTTATCTCCAAAATTGGAATTCTTCTTACGTTCTTTATCAAAGGCTTCTTTGAAGAGAACTTCCAAGAGACCGTGCTCCGCCATTCCCTGAAAGATCAGAGAAGTTTTCCAAGTGCGGAAGATCTTATTGTATTCTTCCAACATTCGGGAACTGGAAGCTTTTTCCAATTCGACTTTGTGTTTGCGGATCGCCTTTGCGGTCGCTTTTTCAATTGTTAAACCAAGAATCTCCGCGAACTTTACGGCGCGAAGCATTCTTACAGGATCTTCCCGAAACGAAATATCCGGGTCTCCGATAACTCGCAGTACCTTATTCTGAATGTCTTCAAATCCACCGACGTAATCGATGATAGAATCATTTCGAACGTCATAATATAAAGAATTGATTGTAAAGTCTCTGCGAGCGGCATCTTCCTGAGGTGTGCCGAACTTGTTGTCTCTCTTGATGAGGTAATCCTGATCTTCCACGGCTTTTCCCAACCGGTAATCCGGCAGAGAACGAAACGTACTTACTTCTATCACTTTTCCACGAAAAAGAATATGCACAATTTTGAATCTTCTTCCGATGATTCGACAGTTGTTGAAGATTTTTTTTATCTGGTTCGGAGTTGCGTTAGTGACTACGTCGAAGTCTTTAGGCTTTCTTCCAAGGAGAAGGTCTCGGACCCCTCCTCCAACGATATAAGCCTTAAAGCCAAATTTATTCAGCCTATGAATGATCTTGACCGCGTCCTCATCTATCATGTTTTTGCGGATCAGATGGGCATCCCGATAATAGCGCTTGCCATCCGGGTGAGAGAGAATATCCTCAACTGATCCTATTTTTTTCTTGAACAGATTGGACAGGAATTTCATATAAAGAATGAGTCTATAATCCTTTCATTCCCCCTACCTGCAAGTAAAAATCTATGACAAGCCCGGCAAAGTTCGATCTCAAATTAACGCATTCTGAGCGTCTGCAGGTCCGAATTCTCAAGTTCAAAAATCGGTTTCGCAAATTCAAAGAGAGCGGGTCCAGAAAGATCTCCTTTTTACTCGTACCACACAGCCACGAGAACGTAATTCGGATCGAACTGAACGTTTTTATGGCTTGGTTCCTCGGAATCCTCTTAGGATCGATTCTTGCGTTGGCTTTTGTCTTTCTTTCTTATCTCAATTTCTTCTATCGACCCGACGAAGACCTTTTTCAAAAAAGCGACGAGAATGTGAGCCAATATCTCTATTATGATATGCTCCTCCAAGACGCCAAAAAGGAGATTCGAGGTCTGGAAAGAAAAACCGAGCAGTTGAATCTTGTGGCTTGGGACGAGGTTCCTTGGAAACGAATTCTTACCTACGAAGTGATCCCCGAGTTTCGACTCAAAAAAGAGATCCCGGATTCCGAAACCAATCTAGAACTCTATAAGAATACGGTGGAAGGATTTGCGGCTCAGAACATAGAGCTCTTCCGAATTCGTCAGGCCTTTGAAAACGCGTTCGATTATCTCGAAGAAAGAGAATCCATTCTCTACGCATTGCCCAGGGGCCGTCCCCTCAAACCCGGAGTGGGATTTGTTTCTTCTACGTTTGGAGGAAGGGTCGATCCATTCGGCCTCGTCGTCTTAGGAGAGCATCACTCGGGTGTGGACTTTGCTTCTTCCGAGGGAACTCCGATCTACGCGACCGCTCCCGGAATCGTAGTAGAATCCGGTCAGTCTTCCGGAGGATTGGGGAAGAATATTCGGATCAATCACTTAAACGGAATTTTTACCGTCTACGGTCACTGTTCTCAGATCCTGGTAGAAAAGAATCAGATTGTAAAACGAGGAGATCTCATCGGTCTCGTCGGCTCGACTGGAAAAGCTACGGGGCCTCACGTTCACTACGAGGTTCACATGGGACAGGATCCGCCTCTGGATCCCGCGGAATTTATCAACATCGAGTGATTGTTCCCAAAAGAAAGAAGACCAAAGTTTTCATTTCCTCGTTCCTACGTTTCTAAAAAAAGAATTTCATTTTCAAATCTCCGAACGGCTCTTTGCCTTTTTCAAAAAAGGATTATGGGTTGATCCATTCCTGCAATCGAGAGAATTGGTTACACTATGATCGATAGAATTCCTGTGCCCTTTCTCAAACAATTCTTCAATTGGGATGGACCTTCCACATTTAGCATTCTCATGATGCTCGGTTTTTTAGCCGCGTCCTATCTTCTTCCTAAAGAATTAAAAAGAAGAAACTTAGAACCCGAACATTCCGACTGGCTTCTTCTTTTGGGAATCTTAGGAACCTTGGTCGGCGCTAAGATATTTTTTATCTTTGAAATCTGGGATCAGATCTTTATGGAAACTCCCGGCTTTGACGGAAGATTTCTCTACCCTCTCACGCACTGGTATGGTTTTCCCGGAAGAATGGCTCTTTGGGATAATTTGTTTTCCGGAAGTGGTCTTGTGTTCTACGGAGGATTTCTTTTCGGAATTCTTTTTATCTCCCTCTATATGAAATATTTCAAACTCGACGTGGCCTCTTATTTGGACGCTGCAGTTCCGAGTATGGCGATCGGTTATGCGATCGGAAGATTGGGTTGTTGGGTTTCGGGTGACGGATGTTACGGCTTCGCGACCGATCTCAGAATTCCTCTTTTGGTTTTTGATTATCACGGGGCACATCCTTCCGGAGTTCCGGTTTGGAACACTCCTCTCATCGAATCGATCATCTCTTTTGTATTCTTTGCCTACTTTCAATTTTGGGCAAAAGATCAGGGCTTTCGAAAGTTCTCGATCGGAGCTCAGTATTTGATTCTTCACGGATTTGCAAGACTCATGGTAGAATTTTTGAGAGTCAACAAAGCAGTATTCCCTTTTATCGATCCTCCACCTTTGGTGAACATTCCAAACGCGGAACAAAATCCGGAATTCTTGAGCCAGTATTATTGGCACGGATTTTCCCAATCACAGTGGGTTTCGATTGCGATCATCGCGGTGGGAATTTTCTTTTTTGTGAAATGGAAACTCTGGGAGAAAGAAGCGACCGTTTGATTGAAACCATTTCTTTCGAACGACTTCGAAAGGCCGTGGGAACAAGGCTCAGTTTTTTTAGTACCGACGGCTCCTCCGCCCGGACTTTCTATAACCTTACCTACAAGTGGAAGGGGCCTAAAGAAAAACCGTCGGAACTACGACAAGTTCCTCCGTAAAAGTCGCGCGCCCCACCCAAATTTTGGGCGGAGGGGCGGGTGGTGGAAAAATTCCGGAAACTTTCCTATATCACAAAATTCTAATTTTGCAAGAAAAAAGTCCAGTGTAGGAACTCCTAAAAAATCCTTCCTTGTGGGACGATTCTCGTTGGAGTTCCTCTCAATTAGTGGGCAAGGTTATGCTGGCCACTCTCCCGGCTCAACCTTTTATTGGAAAAATTGAGATCTTGCCTTCCAGACTGAGAATGTAGGAACTCACACGAGGGAATCGATTTTTATAAAACGAGATTCTTTCCTTCCTTTGAGGACTTTGGAAGCGATTCTTATTTCTCCGATTCTAAAAACGAAACGTTTGTCCTAAAATTTTAGGACAACGCCGATAACACTTTACAAACTCGTAATAGAGGGAGTTCCCACACTGAACTACACTTTTACGATCTTGAACGTTCGGTTTCTATTTAATTCCGATTGAAATTTCCAAGGATTGCCGCCCTTTTCGCAGTGAAAAACTTATCTCAAAAGATCGATTGCGGCTCCCTTCTCATTGGAGTTCCTACATTCCGAGTTTTTGACGTTAGTAGCCCTTCTTAAAACGAACTTAAAGTCTGTAAGAGAATAGATCGGTGGGAAGATTTTTAGTGCCGAATATTACTAAGTTCTTTTCTTC
This is a stretch of genomic DNA from Leptospira tipperaryensis. It encodes these proteins:
- the recJ gene encoding single-stranded-DNA-specific exonuclease RecJ; this translates as MLKNSPYSHGPGLKELPSSGLRQHLSPLQHKFYQTHLREKSNPEHLLYHGLRELPSPFLLPDLEPALELLKESVASEKKILLFGDRDCDGVSSTSLLGGFLKKIHRGELILKVSNEEDYGLSPAALGFVKKHKPDLLITLDFGTTNHVQIDELASLGIKVIVLDHHEIPERIPACFLVSPKRPDSQYPSEKICTAVLALKFIQAYLYSSLEEYNMGTWIGDGNSLFSGYLIYRGKLVFQGERQEVESKFSFPICEAHYSFTSEYPEREWFYQEFLKYPAILEQYLQNFDLAAVGTVSDMMPLFGENRIIVKEGCKILSKLYRKETRHREGLFQLLQLMELSEKHVTSKDLGWGLGPMINSAGRMNSTEVALNLLLEENPERAKTGAKELQKLNEERRERTKRNLFKVDGFLKRKQERTQKAVLFCYEPDFEPGVSGIVATRLVEEYKKPVLFITPDHGHAKGSIRSYGKENVLNLLRKAESIFFQYGGHKEAGGFSLSIDRIPELAKVIFEHADSWLEEEQKQAILDSTSSLVSLEPTELGAKIFQELSVFEPFGHENPVPLYSIKGAKIYHTKPMTDGKHVRFRILGAPETIQCLIWNRGKDFLDLLSKTGSLDLWGSLEESTFRSKTSLQFVVNYFQEAEN
- the pcnB gene encoding polynucleotide adenylyltransferase PcnB is translated as MKFLSNLFKKKIGSVEDILSHPDGKRYYRDAHLIRKNMIDEDAVKIIHRLNKFGFKAYIVGGGVRDLLLGRKPKDFDVVTNATPNQIKKIFNNCRIIGRRFKIVHILFRGKVIEVSTFRSLPDYRLGKAVEDQDYLIKRDNKFGTPQEDAARRDFTINSLYYDVRNDSIIDYVGGFEDIQNKVLRVIGDPDISFREDPVRMLRAVKFAEILGLTIEKATAKAIRKHKVELEKASSSRMLEEYNKIFRTWKTSLIFQGMAEHGLLEVLFKEAFDKERKKNSNFGDKFLETNIGKRLAIADKLLTEREEMTPHIFYSLIFSDLASDALTKENMHLVPAIKTSLDPIFNRLETPKKDKDRLIKIFASQQRFLSTEDEKSSQNNFFRMKDYFYDAFMVFKIGAIAENDEQSIQSAFFWEISVRKRPIPVKKFNEGRGGGGGNQSQGGPDRPGPRPNKNRNKNFRNKNRGEDGGQRGERGNRKEEASNGESGNSKSESDDSRGNNSANYPGEES
- a CDS encoding M23 family metallopeptidase; translation: MTSPAKFDLKLTHSERLQVRILKFKNRFRKFKESGSRKISFLLVPHSHENVIRIELNVFMAWFLGILLGSILALAFVFLSYLNFFYRPDEDLFQKSDENVSQYLYYDMLLQDAKKEIRGLERKTEQLNLVAWDEVPWKRILTYEVIPEFRLKKEIPDSETNLELYKNTVEGFAAQNIELFRIRQAFENAFDYLEERESILYALPRGRPLKPGVGFVSSTFGGRVDPFGLVVLGEHHSGVDFASSEGTPIYATAPGIVVESGQSSGGLGKNIRINHLNGIFTVYGHCSQILVEKNQIVKRGDLIGLVGSTGKATGPHVHYEVHMGQDPPLDPAEFINIE
- a CDS encoding prolipoprotein diacylglyceryl transferase, which gives rise to MIDRIPVPFLKQFFNWDGPSTFSILMMLGFLAASYLLPKELKRRNLEPEHSDWLLLLGILGTLVGAKIFFIFEIWDQIFMETPGFDGRFLYPLTHWYGFPGRMALWDNLFSGSGLVFYGGFLFGILFISLYMKYFKLDVASYLDAAVPSMAIGYAIGRLGCWVSGDGCYGFATDLRIPLLVFDYHGAHPSGVPVWNTPLIESIISFVFFAYFQFWAKDQGFRKFSIGAQYLILHGFARLMVEFLRVNKAVFPFIDPPPLVNIPNAEQNPEFLSQYYWHGFSQSQWVSIAIIAVGIFFFVKWKLWEKEATV